A region of Nostoc sp. 'Peltigera membranacea cyanobiont' N6 DNA encodes the following proteins:
- a CDS encoding DUF5674 family protein, whose product MILLLRERATPEQLELMLQQHKFYIRTAVDIERRVLVGGGGLHADCEEKLLDDGSRQQDIWAASFMPISGKIIYESMVNLRPRQNRSMELLDPKIRERVAQLINEFLGNL is encoded by the coding sequence ATGATTTTGCTGTTACGCGAACGCGCTACGCCGGAGCAACTTGAACTTATGCTGCAACAGCACAAGTTCTACATTAGAACCGCAGTTGATATCGAGCGTCGGGTGCTGGTTGGTGGTGGTGGTCTACACGCTGATTGTGAAGAAAAGTTGCTAGATGACGGCAGTAGACAACAAGATATTTGGGCTGCCAGTTTTATGCCGATAAGTGGAAAAATCATTTATGAGTCGATGGTTAATCTTCGTCCCCGGCAAAATAGATCAATGGAACTTTTAGACCCTAAAATTAGAGAAAGGGTAGCTCAACTGATTAACGAGTTCCTAGGAAATTTATGA
- a CDS encoding helix-turn-helix domain-containing protein: MVTKVTSYLDLIFAIAPCLPDLTKPHCSRIEEAYSLAWVKTACEHILGKNICQRTWRNCLRICGVQPYKREIKLKECCYLLGLFYLKRQNPFKKYSLSDVSLLLMKEKERLSKFGIDLENLEFPLLGRELPDYLYEKTGYKVTLRTLYRWASKRRIPFSKLRIINQKELSRWLELASIANG; encoded by the coding sequence TTGGTAACTAAAGTTACTTCTTACTTAGATTTGATTTTTGCGATCGCACCTTGTTTACCGGATCTGACAAAACCGCATTGCTCCCGTATTGAAGAAGCATACAGTCTTGCTTGGGTGAAAACAGCTTGTGAACATATTTTAGGTAAGAATATTTGTCAAAGAACTTGGCGTAACTGCCTAAGAATATGTGGCGTTCAGCCTTACAAGAGAGAAATCAAGCTCAAAGAGTGCTGCTATTTACTAGGATTATTTTATCTGAAACGTCAAAACCCTTTCAAAAAGTATTCTTTGTCTGACGTTTCATTATTATTGATGAAAGAGAAAGAACGACTTTCCAAATTTGGCATTGATTTAGAAAACCTGGAATTTCCACTATTAGGGCGAGAATTACCGGACTATCTCTATGAAAAAACAGGCTACAAAGTGACTTTGCGAACCCTGTACCGTTGGGCATCTAAACGTCGTATTCCTTTCTCTAAGTTACGCATCATTAACCAAAAGGAATTGAGTCGATGGCTAGAGTTAGCAAGTATAGCGAACGGATAG
- a CDS encoding WGR domain-containing protein, whose product MEIYLVFVDAIRNSNKFWAAIVEEGNLTVQWGRVGYQAQTKVHTLGNHQRAVSKFNNLVAEKKGKGYRESQPEIDTCDVYEIERAIGLLNAIRSYVIHRNFDQHYIELLNQYLKIVPTPLGMQINPYTIYRTHADVDHQRALLNSLLTTPAPIAVAVAGGHTPEATAEPKVVSLKTISKNFWRHL is encoded by the coding sequence GCCATTGTCGAAGAGGGGAATTTGACAGTCCAGTGGGGGCGAGTTGGTTATCAAGCGCAAACCAAAGTTCACACATTAGGCAATCATCAGAGGGCGGTTAGTAAATTTAACAATCTGGTAGCCGAGAAAAAAGGTAAAGGCTACCGTGAAAGTCAGCCAGAAATAGATACCTGTGATGTTTACGAAATTGAGAGAGCTATTGGATTGCTTAATGCAATACGATCTTATGTGATTCATCGGAATTTTGATCAGCATTACATTGAACTCCTTAATCAATACTTAAAAATCGTACCCACGCCGTTGGGGATGCAAATTAATCCCTACACAATATACCGAACTCATGCTGATGTGGATCATCAGCGAGCATTACTCAATTCTTTGTTAACGACACCTGCACCAATTGCTGTTGCGGTGGCTGGTGGTCATACTCCAGAAGCAACAGCAGAACCCAAGGTAGTCAGTCTTAAAACTATCAGTAAAAACTTCTGGCGACATTTGTAA
- a CDS encoding SDR family oxidoreductase, translated as MVQDELKNKVALITGANKGLGLEMSRQLGQHGLTILIAARNLDAAKTAASNLENEGVIAHPIALDVTDSNQIESAVQQISDSFGRLDVLINNAGVFLDGDWLTSNASSISVDIIRQTFSTNFFGLVELTQRALPLILNSPSGRIVNMSSIEASLALHADPNSFIYNSKPFAYNASKAAVNSFTIHLAHELRNTPVKINSAHPGWVKTELGGEGAMMDIASGAKTGVELAILPNDGPSGGFFHFGEPVAW; from the coding sequence ATGGTGCAGGACGAACTAAAGAACAAAGTAGCTTTGATTACTGGTGCAAATAAAGGTCTGGGGCTGGAAATGAGTCGTCAACTTGGACAACATGGATTGACAATTCTGATAGCGGCCCGAAACTTAGATGCAGCTAAAACAGCAGCAAGTAACTTAGAGAATGAAGGAGTAATAGCTCACCCAATTGCCCTGGATGTCACTGATAGTAATCAAATTGAATCTGCCGTTCAACAAATTAGTGACTCTTTTGGTAGGCTTGATGTCTTGATCAATAACGCGGGTGTGTTTTTAGATGGTGATTGGTTAACCAGTAATGCTAGTTCTATTTCTGTAGACATTATTCGACAGACATTTAGCACCAACTTTTTTGGCTTAGTAGAATTAACTCAACGAGCATTGCCGTTAATATTGAATAGCCCTAGCGGTCGAATTGTAAATATGTCGAGTATTGAAGCCTCGTTAGCACTTCATGCTGACCCCAATTCATTCATCTATAATTCCAAACCATTTGCTTACAATGCTTCTAAGGCAGCAGTGAACTCATTTACGATTCATTTAGCTCATGAGTTACGCAATACTCCAGTGAAGATTAATAGCGCTCATCCGGGTTGGGTAAAAACGGAATTAGGTGGTGAAGGTGCAATGATGGACATCGCATCAGGTGCGAAAACTGGTGTTGAATTAGCGATATTGCCAAATGATGGCCCCAGTGGTGGGTTTTTCCATTTTGGGGAACCAGTAGCTTGGTAA